Sequence from the Fulvivirga ligni genome:
TGAATTAGTAACAGAAGCTCCTTTTCAGAACGATCAACTATGGATACAACTCAAATTTCCTAATGGGGGTCCGGATATCACCCTGGTAAACTGGTTTGAAAAAATGCCAGCTGGCAGCTTACAGGCCGTAGTGATAAAAACGGATGACATAGTTAGCGATGTGGAAGCCTTAAATGGTAAAGGCATTGAAACAGGAACCATTGATGACACCCCCTGGGGTAAATTTGCTTCTGTTAAAGATCCTGATGGCAACTCATGGAGCCTACATCAGGGTTAAATAAAATGACAACAAAAAAGGTGACAGCTTCACAGCTATCACCTTCCTTGTTTGTTTTGTATAGGTTTTAATTACTTCTATTGCACCGCCTCTAACAACTTCACACCAGTGTCTCCCAAATGCTTAGTTAAAATCTTCTTATAAGAAACACTATTGGTATAACCACCATTAGCAGAAAAGAATTCCTCCATCAATGGTTGCCAATCGCTATTCATAGGCATAATAAATCCGAACTGCTCTGATGATTTATCACCTACAGGATGACGCTTCAATGGCTTTCTATGTGCCACTGCATCAAGATAGAAGGCTAAATCAAGATACGAAAAAGATTTTGGATCTTGTAATACTTTTTCTTCGGCCTCTAAACTGGAAGAAACATAAGCTATTTTCATAGCCGAAAAATATTGCTGCTTGATCGTCAATAATCTCTTCTCATTCAAAGTACCTTTTGCCGTATAAGCCGTTAAGCCAGCAAAAGTTGTAGAAATGTTGCTCAGGTTAGTCAACGTAGGCACATTAGGCTGAGTGATAAGAATAGCATTGTTCGTGATGAACGGAGGGCTATACTTTAACACCTTTTTTCTAGCATCAGTAA
This genomic interval carries:
- a CDS encoding VOC family protein — translated: MQSIELLSVPVTDQQRAKEFYLKMGLELVTEAPFQNDQLWIQLKFPNGGPDITLVNWFEKMPAGSLQAVVIKTDDIVSDVEALNGKGIETGTIDDTPWGKFASVKDPDGNSWSLHQG
- a CDS encoding substrate-binding periplasmic protein, translated to MKRILNLREIGLLVVLLVLSSAVQAQYKGDTFKQVKASGAGTISLAYVETPGFVYKDQSGHLTGICIDIMKDFVDYVNKTKGVNLTAKYVGDGASFSGMFDKVKASSGGVFGLGNITITDARKKVLKYSPPFITNNAILITQPNVPTLTNLSNISTTFAGLTAYTAKGTLNEKRLLTIKQQYFSAMKIAYVSSSLEAEEKVLQDPKSFSYLDLAFYLDAVAHRKPLKRHPVGDKSSEQFGFIMPMNSDWQPLMEEFFSANGGYTNSVSYKKILTKHLGDTGVKLLEAVQ